The Treponema primitia ZAS-1 genome contains the following window.
AAGGCCGGCCAGGTACACTCCGGGCCGAATACCCAGAATAGGCTTTAGATGGACCTGATCTTCCGGCAGGGTCTCTATCTGTAAAGCCGATGCAGGCTTTTTCCCGAACATTAGGGCATTATAGGGCCCCCTTCGTACCTTGTCAACGATGGTGTAAAATGATATTTTTAATTTCATATGATAGAAGGAAGGGACTTTTTTGATACTATCCAGGGACTTACCGAAGGCTATTTAAGCCGCAGGAAGCGGATCAAGCGGATCAAAAAGGAAAAGCAGCGAGCTAAGAATCCTGTATTGGATTGGATTGAGGCCTTTCTCTGGGCTGCCGGGGTGGTACTTCTGATCAATCAGTATTTTTTCCAGGCATACCAGATCCCTTCGGGGTCTATGATCGATACCCTTTTAATTAAAGACCGGATTTTCGTTAATAAGATTATCTATGGGCCGGAACTGCTCCCCGGGATGGCAAAGCTGCCCAGCTTCATTAAGCCTAAACGGAATGATGTGATCATATTTGAAAACCCCTCGTACATTTCCCAGGGGCCGGTCTTTGATATAGCCCAGCGTATTATCTATATGCTTACCCTCTCCCTGGTGGATATAGACCGGGATGAATCCGGGGATCCCAAGGTTCACTTTCTGATTAAGCGGGCGGTTGGTATGGGCGGGGACCGGTTTATCACCGAGCAGGGGGAATTGAAGATCCGTTTTGCCGGGGAGGACCGCTGGGCGGTGGAACGGGAATACATAGCCCAGCGGGGTATGGAGCACAGGCTGAGCCGCCTTATGGAAAGCGCGGCCTATCCCAGTCTCTTAGCCGCCGGAAGGGCCGCCGCCTACATAGACCTGGGTCTGACGCTGCCGGAAGATTTGGCCGCCGCGGCTTCCCGGGCAAATACCCTGCGGTACCCCGACTATCTGGCCCACGAGCGATCCCGGCTGGAACTGCTCCGGGGGGCCCGTCCCCAGGAAAACCGTTACCGGACCCTGTTGGCCCGGCATACCCAGGGCTGGTATGTACCGGAGGGCCGCATCCTCCCCCTGGGGGATAACCGGGACAATTCACGGGACGGCCGTTATTTCGGCCCCGTAAGGGTATCCAAGATTTTAGGTAAGGGGGCTTTGATTTACTGGCCCCTCTTTCCTACATGGCGCGCCGGTTTAAT
Protein-coding sequences here:
- the lepB gene encoding signal peptidase I, with the protein product MIEGRDFFDTIQGLTEGYLSRRKRIKRIKKEKQRAKNPVLDWIEAFLWAAGVVLLINQYFFQAYQIPSGSMIDTLLIKDRIFVNKIIYGPELLPGMAKLPSFIKPKRNDVIIFENPSYISQGPVFDIAQRIIYMLTLSLVDIDRDESGDPKVHFLIKRAVGMGGDRFITEQGELKIRFAGEDRWAVEREYIAQRGMEHRLSRLMESAAYPSLLAAGRAAAYIDLGLTLPEDLAAAASRANTLRYPDYLAHERSRLELLRGARPQENRYRTLLARHTQGWYVPEGRILPLGDNRDNSRDGRYFGPVRVSKILGKGALIYWPLFPTWRAGLIR